From a region of the Apis cerana isolate GH-2021 linkage group LG13, AcerK_1.0, whole genome shotgun sequence genome:
- the LOC107998806 gene encoding receptor-type tyrosine-protein phosphatase kappa-like isoform X3 has product MNITSIFNGTNLLTAIILMLYNINALVTNNGILPPPNIDFINETMVRASLSVKEALPSNEATLIPLGYKFVIHKIEDNISYPELKTMGNYTKIFDNISMMIGYTNDLEPGTIYKIFYILSNINDNVFIVSDSKNFTTRCIPTVNFHVKIKTTSLILTKDQEESLYSCPSNWYDFVFENLETGVQINKGRLIKLPYEFTNLIPYTLYKITISKGAMILLFSQKVRTLHEGSETFFKFNSSIDSMISEISVFTIVPSEIRNFRMTLTSSKINLQWDAPLYLNGIIQKYEVVLQVRTHLGCENLKIDPKKNITNYLSTATTNTTFSNLIPYAHYVGKIAACTSFCGLEKQIEFTTKQTDTPTAIYNNLRFQNYTLTWDAPKDCSTISGPIIARIVVTGISKAVKNFSITMQTAEYSYYLNDVLYGAEIYEARIYAIRSYTEKHNESRYEKLIFITPPKEPPPVKNLEIYEIDLQSMRVHFRWQKPEPPVNGEIKYYVVKSCFSGCEVISKIRATEYCQLWDKYICANVEHPVKEIKIYPENVNVSTFNASSTALQIIWAKMKPQAPEIFITEALEKGMVNLTWSHPWKTGGHLQKFVIRAEMISSRLKMQISQSQKRTLYEYRVEEYQSRYSTKLHLLSSSIYEISIRAVTNTGLYGEEKIAEVRTLLAMAFEKELTMEMRDSDSTILLHIPPILNDTKNSVTNVVVKGSQACQNYTELNPYLREKVGIKYYEIAWCAAKFPTDMFADKTFTIGDNKIYGNATNCALKPAESYAIMIVLIEEESIIKDQIIIVEITSIRVGKVSKRYDEIWIVPIAIFLIGGALIGALVFYFYQRKQRRSLEKITLQDLVHLETESISSSSKQFLNVTTASSDKKFLSCENTTYNGDALCINDVNQREGGMSVVKVKDLEKYVKHAIESGLLDRQYNTLPRGQTKPWEYGKLEQNRPKNRYGNLIAYDENRVILEKLPDDPYSDYINATYIKGYKKEKFYIATQGPKANTIIDFWRMIWQEESYIICMVAKLIEDGKTKCEQYWPDIGKKKRYGDIIVFNAKHAVFADFTFRTLHVTYGDEARKIEHLHYTAWPDHGAPLFTHSVVTYLKKLLATPPGSGPVVVHCSAGVGRTGIVILCDICLRRAAAEGAINVFSETQAIRNQRINMIDNKQQYLFAHLTLLECLLFLPTSLPYNKDLSINIIELKEQLMIQRDSLEKMTWHDEVLRLSINQISLSKRNLVKNRFPELILANAGRVYLKRYPSTDEDSDYISAVYVDGVKLQNQYIATQLPLPETFSDFWRMIAEYKVELIIMLQLPDLKDATCCPIVPKREFKPVPYINVRTKEFATFEYYTLEKLIIVDNSEKPATEQYVTILCSTEWKTGKNQDLPATISLVTLWQSAQKILKEDSPIVVVCHISF; this is encoded by the exons atgaatataacgAGTATATTTAACGGAACAAATCTATTAACTGCAATAATTCTGatgctatataatattaatgcttTAGTGACGAATAATGGCATACTTCCACCACCTAACATCGATTTCATTAATGAAACAATGGTCCGCGCGAGTCTTTCAGTGAAAGAGGCATTACCATCCAATGAAGCAACGTTAATACCTCTTGGTTATAAGTTTGTTAtacat aaaatagaagataatatttcttatccaGAATTGAAAACTATGGGAAACTATaccaaaatatttgataatatttcaatgatgaTTGGATATACCAACGATTTGGAGCCTGGCactatttataagattttttacatattatcaaACATCAATGACAACGTATTTATAGTCAGtgattcgaagaattttacaaCTCGTTGCATTC cAACTGTCAACTTtcacgtaaaaataaaaactactaGTTTAATATTGACGAAGGATcaagaa GAATCCTTGTATTCTTGTCCAAGTAACTGGTACGACTTCGTGTTTGAGAATCTGGAAACAGGCGTTCAAATTAACAAAGGAAGGTTAATTAAACTGCCATACGAATTTACAAATCTCATACCTTATaccttatataaaattacaatcagCAAAGGagcaatgatattattattctcacaAAAAGTTCGAACCCTTCACGAAGGTagtgaaactttttttaaatttaattcctcCATCGATTCCATGATCTCTGAGATATCTGTTTTCACAATAGTGCCATCGGAAATAAGGAATTTCAGAATGACACTGACATCGTCGAAAATCAATTTGCAGTGGGATGCTCCTTTGTATCTGAATGGAATCATACAAAAATACGAAGTTGTATTACAG GTTCGAACACATCTTGgttgtgaaaatttaaaaattgatccaaagaaaaatattactaattaccTTTCAACTGCGACCACCAATACCAcattttcaaacttaattCCTTATGCGCATTACGTTGGAAAAATTGCCGCCTGCACCTCTTTTTGTGGACTTGAGAAACAAATTGAGTTCACTACAAAACAAACag ATACTCCAAccgcaatatataataatttaagatttcaaaattacacaTTGACGTGGGACGCGCCTAAAGATTGCTCCACAATTTCTGGACCTATAATTGCAAGAATCGTTGTCACCGGTATTAGCAAAGCGgtgaaaaattttagcatCACAATGCAAACTGCAGAATATTCTTACTATTTGAACGATGTGCTATATGGCGCTGAAATATACGAAGCACGAATTTACGCCATCAGAAGTTATACCGAAAAGCACAATGAATCGCGATATGAAAAGCTAATATTCATTACTCCTCCGAAAG AACCACCTCCTGTGAAGAACTTGGAGATTTATGAAATCGACTTGCAATCGATGAGAGTACACTTCAGATGGCAAAAACCAGAACCACCTGTCAacggagaaataaaatattacgtagTGAAAAGTTGTTTTTCGGGTTGTGAGGTTATATCGAAGATACGAGCAACCGAGTACTGCCAATTATGGGATAAATATATCTGCGCGAATGTTGAACATCCAGTCAAAGAAATCAAG atatatcCTGAGAACGTAAACGTGTCAACGTTTAATGCTTCATCGACCGCATTGCAAATTATTTGGGCGAAAATGAAGCCACAGGCGccggaaatttttatcaccgAGGCTCTCGAAAAAGGAATGGTAAATCTAACATGGTCTCACCCTTGGAAAACGGGTGGACATCTCCAGAAATTCGTGATAAGGGCAGAAATGATATCGTCGCGTCTCAAAATGCAAATTTCACAGTCACAGAAACGCACGCTTTACGAATATCGAGTTGAAGAATATCAATCGCGATACAGTACAAAATTACACTTATTGTCCTCGTCcatttatgaaatttccaTTCGAGCAGTGACAAATACCGGATTATACGGGGAGGAGAAAATTGCAGAAGTGAGGACGCTTTTGGCAATGGCATTCGAGAAAGAGTTAACAATGGAAATGCGCGATTCAGACTCGACGATCTTGTTGCACATCCCTCCCATTCTGAACGACACGAAAAACAGTGTAACAAATGTTGTTGTAAAAGGTAGCCAAGCTTGCCAGAATTACACGGAATTGAACCCCTATCTACGCGAGAAAGTGGGTATCAAATATTATGAGATCGCGTGGTGTGCAGCCAAGTTTCCC ACTGACATGTTTGCCGATAAAACATTCACAATAGGCGATAACAAGATTTACGGTAATGCCACGAATTGCGCGCTAAAACCGGCCGAGTCCTACGCAATAATGATAGTATTAATCGAAGAAGAATCTATCATCAAGGATCAGATCATAATCGTGGAGATAACATCAATTCGCGTTGGCAAAGTGTCGAAACGATACGACGAAATTTGGATCGTTCCTATCGCGATATTTCTTATCGGAGGAGCTCTTATAGGAGCTCtagttttttacttttatcaaag AAAGCAAAGAAGATCTTTGGAAAAGATTACGCTACAAGATTTGGTTCATCTTGAAACAGAATCGATATCGTCGAGttctaaacaatttttaaatgtcaCTACTGCCTCGTCCGATAAAAAGTTTCTATCATGTGAGAATACCACTTACAACGGAGACGCATTATGCATTAATGATGTTAATCAACGAGAAGGAGGAATGTCAGTTGTAAAAGTGAAAGACTTGGAGAAATACGTAAAGCATGCAATCGAGTCTGGATTACTCGATAGACAGTATAAT ACCCTTCCACGAGGACAAACGAAACCATGGGAATACGGAAAGTTAGAACAAAACAGACCAAAGAATAGATATGGAAATCTCATAGCCT ACGATGAAAATCGTGTGATACTAGAGAAACTTCCGGATGATCCTTATTCAGATTATATTAACGCTACTTATATCAAG ggctataaaaaggagaaattttACATAGCTACGCAAGGTCCAAAAGCTAATACGATCATCGATTTTTGGAGAATGATCTGGCAAGAAGAAAGTTACATCATTTGCATGGTTGcgaaattaattgaagatGGAAag aCAAAATGCGAACAATATTGGCCtgatattggaaaaaagaaaagatacggAGATATCATTGTTTTCAATGCGAAACATGCCGTGTTTGCAGATTTTACGTTTCGTACTTTACATGTGACGTATGGAGACGAAGCTCGAAAA atcGAGCATTTACACTACACTGCATGGCCAGATCATGGCGCACCGTTGTTCACGCATTCTGTGGTAACGTATTTAAAGAAACTCTTGGCAACACCACCCGGAAGTGGACCAGTCGTGGTCCACTGCAGTGCAGGTGTTGGGAGAACtggaattgtaattttatgtgACATTTGCCTTCGACGCGCCGCGGCAGAAGgg gCAATAAACGTGTTCTCCGAAACTCAAGCAATTAGAAATCAAAGGATTAATATGATAGATAATAAACAACAGTATCTATTTGCACATTTAACGCTACTAGAATGtttactttttcttccaaCATCTTTACCATATAATAAAGATCTATCGATCAATATTATAGAGCTTAAAGAACAATTGATGATTCAACGAGacag tctAGAAAAAATGACCTGGCACGATGAAGTTCTTCGATTATCGATCAATCAAATATCTCTATCAAAACGCAACCTTGTTAAAAACAGATTTCCAGAATTAATATTAG CGAATGCAGGCagagtatatttaaaaagatatccgTCGACAGACGAAGACAGCGATTATATATCCGCTGTTTACGTAGATGGTGTAAAATTACAGAATCAGTATATAGCAACACAATTACCATTACCTGAAACATTTAGCGATTTCTGGAGAATGATTGCTGAGTATAAAGTGGAACTTATCATTATGTTACAATTACCAGATTTAAAAGATGCG ACGTGTTGTCCTATTGTTCCAAAGAGAGAATTTAAACCAGTACCATATATAAATGTTCGAACGAAAGAATTCGCAACATTTGAATACTATACGTTAGAGAAACTGATAATCGTCGATAATTCAGAG AAACCTGCTACAGAACAATACGTAACAATTTTATGTTCCACGGAATGGAAAACTGGTAAAAATCAAGATTTACCTGCGACTATATCGTTAGTAACATTATGGCAATCAGcacaaaaaattctgaaagaaGACAGTCCTATCGTCGTTGTCTGCCA TATCTCTTTCTAA